In the genome of Carya illinoinensis cultivar Pawnee chromosome 13, C.illinoinensisPawnee_v1, whole genome shotgun sequence, the window attaataattattactaaaaacacaaaaacaatataattttaataaattccaaaacaaaaataatttttaaacaatttcttaattttataatatttttaattaaaattctctctcttatttcgaatatctaataaaatatttttactcaaactattttacaactattttataatatttaataaaacatcttccTTCAAACATATCCTAAATATAGATCGAAAAATTAACTCTCTACTCTGTGATATAATAATAATGGGTCGTGATTCGGTTCTCCATTAAATGAAGAACTATAAATTTGAAACTCTCTACTctctttatcaaaaaaataataatggagtcATGGACCGTAAAGCATTTACTAGTTAAACAGTATAAAAAATCTATATGTGGAAATGATGCTTAACCTTAGTGAATAAACTGCTCCACAAAATCTAATTCATcgcattttaattaaaaataatattttaaccataaatatatctcataaaaataaatttatataatttgaattaatatattaaattgtaaagttatatttattataaagtaaacataatatataatataaaactatatcaatttataagtttaattttataaaaaaaatttaagactaTCTCACTTCTcttaaaaaattagatatataaAGATTGAGAGGTTATATACTGCTTTTTTCACATGGGTAATAGGCTTACTATTATTCTATCATTCTTTTTTAgtcatttttaacatttttaattattaaaaaaatatacaacttttattataaaaaaataattttttgtgattaatttattataactaaaagattatttataattaattttaattaaaaataataattatatttgaattagCTGAtcgtaaataaataatttttttataatgtttattaataattaagtacGAACCAATTTGCACCACTCGACAAAAATGTGGTGGAGATGCATACGTACATTTCTCACATGGGTAATAGACTTCTCATTATTTCATCACTTTttcagtatttttttaacatatttaattattaaaaaatatataaatttattactatttatttttttaattattaaataaaaatttaaaaaatttaaaataataaaaaagtaatgaacttatcattattattttcgCATAACAGGACATGATGTGGCATGCTCTGTACAGCTGGATCATCTAATGCAGAATCGCAGACTTCACAGTACAATGTTGCATCATGATCGATCGAACGGCTGCTGCATCAGCTGAGAATCCCGACAACTCGGAATTATTGATTGCCCCTGCGGTTCCACGTGATTCTTATGCCTCATttgattattataatataatatttttactattaattttactttaaaattttaaaaatttaaattatttattatattttatattaaaatttaagaagattataataattatatgaaatagaatagtttaattttatataactaaattagtctttaattatataactagaatagtttaaaatataattatataaaatattgtaaaaaaatggcgtgattatatttttcataaataatctcacttttttttttttaattattgtttctagtttatatttcttgtttttattctACGTACGAGAGCCGACAGGAAATGACGTGTACAAATGGTATCCACTATAAATAACACATGCCAAGTCTTATACCAACTCATCCCAAAAATCTCCAGCTCGATCATGGTAATGACCATGGAGTTTTCCTCTGATCATGTCCAAACAATTGTTCAGCTTTTAGCTTTGCTAGTGATCATCCGTAGTGTCTTAAAACTTGCATCACGGGCCAGCAAGAAGAAAGGCGATGCCAAAGAAAGCCTTGGACCAGTCCCTGAACCACCAGGGGCATTGCCCTTGATAGGGCACCTCCATCTTCTTACAGGCCAAGCACAAGAACCAGTTGCTCGCATTCTTGGGGGCTTGGCCGATAGATTTGGCTCATTATTCTCGCTCAGGTTCGGCCACTATAACCTCTTGGTGGTGAGCAGCGCCGAGATGGTGAAGGAGTGCTTGGCTACCAACGACAGGGTTTTTGCTACGAGGGCAAACCTCGCAGTAGGAAAATACTTGGGCTACAACAACGCTATGTTTGCGCTCGCTCCTTATGGGCAATACTGGCGTGACATGAGGAAGATATCCATCCAAGAACTTCTTTCAAACCATGCAGTTGAAAGGCGGAGGCATCTCCGATCCTCAGAAGTGGAGTCCCTGATAAAAGACGTGCACTCGCTGGCTACAAACAACGAGGTGGTGAATATCAGCCATCGGCTTGAGGAAATGGCTTACAACATCATCCTCAAGGTGCTTGTTGGGAAGCGATTCTCCTCTGGTGAATATGCAGAAAAGAACAGCGAGGCGAATCTTATCAGAAGTGGTATAAACGAGGCTTTGTATCTGAGCGGAGTTTTTGTGTTGTCGGACGCCATTCCATATCTTGAATGGATGGACTTCCAAGGCCATGTTGGTTCCATGAAGAAAACTGCTAAGAAAATTGATTGTGCGCTTGATGTTTGGCTTGCTGAACATCTCCGACAGAAACGGGAACGTGAAAATACTGATGGTGATGAGAGTGATTTAATGGATGCCATGCTTTCAAGCCTTCCGGAGGATGCTGTGATTTCGGGCCATACACGTGATACTATCATCAAGGCGACGACAATGGTGGGTTAATTTGTTGTTCCGTTTcttaattatatagttaattaattattagtaaGAATTAGAGTACTGCTGTTATTAAATTTACTGCACAGGCCAGTAACCTTCATGATGTGGTATCATTACCACttgatttattaaaattataaaaaaatctatatataaattaaaagaaagtttgaaaatataaaattagtaaagttcaaatttaaattctCTTTACCCCTTttgtatttatctttttaattttttaataaatgacgTGGCATCACACGTCAAGAGGCTATCTAAACAATAAAGTAATTTCTGATAACCAAATAACATTATTCTAAAATTTATTAGACCTACGTAATACTTAGTTACTCTAGAAAATATTCGCTAGCTCAAGGTCAAGAAAATATGTTTGCAATAACGTTTATAATGATTAATACACTAAATAGATgtcaacaagaaaaaaaaaaaagcttattctgaactaattaatatttactataaaatttaatccagaataattttttttgtatgtaTATTATGTCATTATGTTTGTTGATTTATCAGATTATTTAGCATAAAATAGCAATAtttctattttgattttttttttttacaacgtTAATAGATCTCGTACGTAATAAACATTGTATTTATACGTACATAAATTTATACATTGAGATTGGTATATATTTTCATCCTTTCCTCCAAATTGACCTGAAATGATTGCATAAACATGATCATTTTGTTACGAAAAATTACATGACATTCTAGATTTCGATTCCATATTTCTAGCTCAAACCATTTCAAGCACGATCGATGTAAATAAGCTggattgtttttgtattttgttgctGCAGATTCTCATCCTAACAGGCGCAGGAAGCACAGCTGTTACACTAACTTGGGTACTCTCCTTGCTGTTAAACAACCCTACAGTGCTAAAGGCTGCCCAAGAAGAGATAGACATCCAGGTAGGGAAAGATAAATGGGTGCAAGAATCTGATATCAAGAACTTAAACTACCTGCAAGCCATTGTCAAGGAAACCCTACGAATAAACCCAGCTGGTCCCGTCACAGGAATTCGAGAGGCCATGGAAGACTGCACACTCGGAGGCTATCATGTTCCCAAGGGCACTCGCATGATCATTAATATATGGAAGCTGCAAAGGGACCCTCGAGTGTGGCCAGACGCAACTGAATTTCGACCCGAGAGGTTTATGAAAACTTCTCATCATGATCATGCAGACAGCAGTATAAGTAGTGATGCTAATGTCTTGGGGAAGCAGTTTGAGTACGCTCCGTTTAGTTATGGCAGAAGGTCATGCCCCGGAGGTAATTTTGGGTTGCAAGTAATTTACCTGGCTCTGGCTCGTTTGCTTCAAGGATTTGAGATGGCAACCGTGGGAGGTATGAAGGTGGATATGCGTGAAGGACTGGGATTAGCTTTGCCAAAGGCCGAGCCTCTGCAACTTATACTCAAGCCCCGCCTTCCAATGGAGctctattaattataattaattactaaGTTTCTTTGAAACTTCTGTTCCGACGTTGCCTTGCTATATCTAGGTAATTATAATTAGTCAAGATGATCAGTTAATGATGTACAGTCATCCCGAAGTGAATGACACGAAACGAAAATTACCTTGGATTAAATAAAGCGATACAACTTGGTTAATATTCCTTGTAGCAATCAACATTATTAAAT includes:
- the LOC122292470 gene encoding dimethylnonatriene synthase-like, which gives rise to MVMTMEFSSDHVQTIVQLLALLVIIRSVLKLASRASKKKGDAKESLGPVPEPPGALPLIGHLHLLTGQAQEPVARILGGLADRFGSLFSLRFGHYNLLVVSSAEMVKECLATNDRVFATRANLAVGKYLGYNNAMFALAPYGQYWRDMRKISIQELLSNHAVERRRHLRSSEVESLIKDVHSLATNNEVVNISHRLEEMAYNIILKVLVGKRFSSGEYAEKNSEANLIRSGINEALYLSGVFVLSDAIPYLEWMDFQGHVGSMKKTAKKIDCALDVWLAEHLRQKRERENTDGDESDLMDAMLSSLPEDAVISGHTRDTIIKATTMILILTGAGSTAVTLTWVLSLLLNNPTVLKAAQEEIDIQVGKDKWVQESDIKNLNYLQAIVKETLRINPAGPVTGIREAMEDCTLGGYHVPKGTRMIINIWKLQRDPRVWPDATEFRPERFMKTSHHDHADSSISSDANVLGKQFEYAPFSYGRRSCPGGNFGLQVIYLALARLLQGFEMATVGGMKVDMREGLGLALPKAEPLQLILKPRLPMELY